Proteins from a genomic interval of Nostoc sp. TCL240-02:
- a CDS encoding chlorophyll a/b-binding protein, translating into MTGFKNPAPTVSEDPNAVRFGFTPQSENWNGRLAMIGFLSAILIEAFSGQGLLHFWGIL; encoded by the coding sequence ATGACAGGTTTTAAGAATCCTGCGCCTACTGTTTCAGAAGATCCTAATGCTGTGCGTTTTGGTTTCACCCCTCAGAGTGAAAATTGGAACGGTCGTTTAGCAATGATTGGTTTTTTATCTGCGATTTTGATTGAAGCTTTTTCTGGTCAAGGGTTACTCCATTTCTGGGGCATCCTCTAA
- a CDS encoding CHAT domain-containing protein: MQALEQETEVLLEQYKQVQVKIRATSPRYAALTQPQPLSLVQIQQQILDDKTLLLEYSLGEKRSYLWAVTNKSIISYELPKRADIEATVQKFRQEITTPYLKCSPSINVLSQQILAPVAQQLQKKRLMIVSDGALQYVPFSTLTTGSSINYEPLLLNHEIITLPSASTLAILRSEHKERKSAPKTLIVLADPIFNRDDERLRGKIQLSGSSVPESNVENLALTRSAKESDINFERLRFTRQEAEQILSLVPISDRKQAFDFTASRTTASSENLSQYRIIHFATHGILNSKHPELSGVVLSLFDDKGMPQNGFLRLHDIFNLNLQAELVVLSACKTGLGEEVKGEGLVGLTRGFMYAGSPRVVVSLWSVDDQATSELMKVFYKNMLQKGLKPAAALRTAQIEIWRTQKYAAPYYWAAFTLQGEWK; the protein is encoded by the coding sequence GTGCAAGCTTTAGAACAAGAAACTGAGGTACTTCTAGAACAGTATAAACAAGTCCAGGTAAAAATCCGTGCTACCAGTCCGCGTTATGCGGCACTGACTCAACCTCAGCCTCTGTCACTGGTGCAAATTCAGCAACAAATACTTGATGATAAAACTCTGCTTTTAGAATATTCTTTGGGAGAAAAGCGCAGTTATCTTTGGGCAGTTACTAATAAGAGTATCATTAGTTACGAACTACCCAAGCGTGCAGATATTGAAGCTACAGTCCAGAAATTCCGTCAAGAAATCACTACCCCATATCTGAAGTGTAGCCCATCTATAAATGTTTTATCTCAACAAATACTTGCACCAGTCGCCCAGCAACTACAAAAGAAACGCTTGATGATTGTTAGTGATGGCGCTTTGCAGTATGTGCCATTTTCTACCCTCACAACGGGTAGCAGTATCAATTATGAACCATTACTACTCAACCACGAAATCATTACTCTACCCTCAGCGTCTACATTAGCTATCCTCAGAAGCGAACACAAAGAACGTAAATCTGCTCCTAAGACGTTAATTGTGTTGGCAGATCCGATTTTTAATCGTGATGATGAACGTCTCCGAGGTAAAATACAATTATCCGGCTCATCTGTGCCAGAAAGCAATGTAGAAAACCTTGCTTTAACAAGATCCGCCAAAGAATCAGACATTAACTTTGAGCGTCTGCGCTTTACACGCCAAGAAGCCGAGCAAATTCTTTCTCTTGTACCAATTAGCGATCGCAAGCAAGCTTTTGATTTTACCGCAAGTCGTACCACTGCCAGCAGCGAAAATTTGAGTCAATATCGCATCATCCATTTCGCTACTCATGGCATTCTCAACAGCAAGCATCCAGAATTATCAGGAGTCGTCTTATCGCTATTTGACGACAAGGGAATGCCACAAAATGGCTTTTTGCGGTTGCACGATATCTTCAACCTCAACCTGCAAGCAGAACTAGTAGTACTCAGCGCCTGTAAAACCGGACTGGGAGAAGAAGTTAAAGGAGAAGGATTAGTAGGATTAACCAGAGGGTTTATGTATGCAGGCAGTCCGCGAGTCGTAGTCAGCCTGTGGAGTGTGGATGACCAGGCAACATCCGAACTCATGAAAGTATTTTACAAAAATATGCTGCAAAAAGGATTAAAGCCAGCAGCAGCATTGCGGACAGCACAAATAGAAATATGGCGCACTCAAAAATATGCCGCACCCTATTACTGGGCTGCTTTCACTCTACAAGGCGAATGGAAATGA
- a CDS encoding tetratricopeptide repeat protein, with the protein MAIARQHPVNVAQITQTNSLDAILAAAELAYQQGKQLYEQGTAESLLKAIAKFEQALSLYRQMSDHPGKQNIYSLEAGTLVYIGKVYSNLGEKHKALDYYKQSLPLSQQAGDKQSEGTTLNNIGKIYSELAEKQKALDYYNQSLSLRRQVGDKNGEAISLNNIGSVYHFLGEKQKALDYYNQSLFIKRQLGNNAGIATTLNNIGKVYLDLAENQKALSYFSQALVLYQQAKDAEKEGIPTALSNIGTVYLELAQQQKALSYFSQALVLYRKAGDKGGIATALNNIGKAYSNLGEHQKALNYYNQSLPLYQQMGNKAREARTLYNIASVQYDSSNLQAALTQIETVIKIVENLRTKIDSQELRTSYFATVQNYYEFYIDLLMQLHKQRPSAGYDALALQTSERARARSLLELLAEANANIRQGVEPKLLSQERNLQ; encoded by the coding sequence ATGGCAATTGCTAGGCAGCATCCGGTAAATGTTGCACAGATAACGCAGACAAATTCGCTAGATGCAATTCTGGCTGCTGCGGAACTTGCATATCAGCAGGGGAAGCAACTATATGAGCAAGGAACAGCAGAATCTTTGTTAAAAGCGATCGCAAAATTTGAGCAAGCACTTTCACTATATCGTCAAATGAGCGATCACCCCGGTAAGCAAAACATATACTCGTTAGAAGCTGGCACCCTTGTTTATATTGGTAAAGTCTACTCAAATTTAGGAGAAAAGCACAAGGCACTGGATTATTACAAGCAATCTCTACCTCTATCTCAACAAGCAGGGGACAAACAAAGCGAAGGTACTACCCTGAATAATATTGGCAAAATCTACTCAGAGTTAGCAGAAAAGCAAAAGGCGCTGGATTACTACAACCAATCCCTATCTTTAAGGCGACAAGTAGGAGATAAAAATGGCGAAGCTATTAGTCTCAATAATATAGGCTCCGTCTACCATTTTCTGGGAGAAAAGCAAAAGGCACTCGATTACTACAACCAATCTCTGTTTATCAAGCGACAGTTGGGAAACAACGCAGGGATAGCCACTACCCTGAACAACATAGGCAAAGTCTACTTAGATTTAGCAGAGAATCAAAAGGCACTCTCATACTTTAGCCAAGCATTAGTTTTATACCAACAGGCAAAAGATGCAGAGAAAGAAGGAATACCAACCGCTCTGAGCAATATTGGTACAGTTTATTTAGAGTTAGCACAACAGCAAAAAGCACTCTCATATTTTAGCCAAGCCCTGGTTTTATACCGAAAAGCAGGAGATAAAGGAGGGATAGCAACTGCTCTAAACAATATTGGCAAAGCTTACTCAAATTTAGGAGAACACCAAAAGGCACTAAATTATTACAACCAATCTCTACCTCTATACCAACAGATGGGAAACAAGGCAAGGGAAGCTCGGACACTCTACAACATAGCTTCTGTTCAATACGACTCAAGTAATCTTCAAGCCGCCCTGACTCAGATAGAGACAGTCATCAAAATTGTGGAAAACCTTCGCACCAAAATTGACTCTCAGGAACTCCGCACTTCTTATTTTGCCACAGTGCAGAATTATTATGAATTTTACATCGATTTGCTGATGCAGTTACATAAACAAAGACCATCAGCAGGATATGATGCTTTGGCACTGCAAACCAGCGAACGCGCCCGCGCCCGCAGTCTTTTGGAACTGCTTGCAGAAGCTAACGCTAATATTCGCCAAGGTGTGGAACCAAAGTTACTCTCTCAAGAACGTAACTTGCAGTAA
- a CDS encoding acylphosphatase, producing the protein MQNSTAPPKIIRAHVFISGRVQGVGYRYSTVDTARQLGLTGWVRNLPDNRVEAVFEGARQVVDDMVRWCHSGPPAAVVKDVVVEYEVPEGLRGFEVKRVE; encoded by the coding sequence ATGCAGAATTCTACAGCACCGCCAAAGATCATTCGCGCCCATGTATTCATTTCTGGCCGAGTCCAAGGAGTGGGCTATCGCTATTCCACTGTGGATACAGCTAGACAGTTGGGATTAACCGGTTGGGTGCGGAATCTTCCTGATAATCGAGTAGAGGCAGTTTTTGAAGGGGCGCGACAGGTTGTAGATGACATGGTTCGCTGGTGTCACTCTGGGCCACCTGCTGCTGTCGTTAAAGATGTTGTGGTTGAATATGAAGTACCGGAAGGGTTGCGGGGATTTGAAGTTAAGCGGGTTGAGTAG
- a CDS encoding DUF1823 family protein, with translation MSNLPPLNTATIWAILDDKIDDATVNQLLWHYLGYRYDSSTAQWDISQVEPEWQEDYPQPPNFIESRPATVKLTRSIPAENKQMLKEKLGFKGYKIGEFGPRQTRRATVANWFLSYLQQTNSKIE, from the coding sequence ATGTCTAATCTGCCACCACTCAATACAGCAACAATTTGGGCAATTCTTGACGATAAAATTGATGATGCCACAGTCAACCAGTTGCTATGGCATTATTTAGGCTATCGCTATGATTCCTCAACTGCACAATGGGACATTAGCCAAGTTGAACCAGAATGGCAAGAGGATTACCCACAACCACCAAATTTCATAGAATCTCGCCCTGCAACAGTGAAGTTAACTCGTTCCATTCCTGCTGAAAATAAACAAATGTTAAAAGAAAAGCTGGGTTTCAAAGGCTACAAAATTGGTGAATTTGGGCCACGGCAAACTCGCAGAGCAACGGTAGCTAATTGGTTTTTAAGTTATCTACAACAAACTAACAGCAAAATTGAATAA
- a CDS encoding alpha-amylase family glycosyl hydrolase, with product MAKPIEFNLFAPYNKGAALIGSFSDWQEIPMGKSDDGYFLTSVELEDGVHKYKFRIQSNSWFFEPEQWVDVTDPYATDIDELSGKDDSVIHVKDGERITDTYVWQHDDKPLPADHELVIYELHVGDFSGGEDDPYARGKYKHVIEKLDYLGELGINAIELMPLKEYPGDYSWGYNPRHFFATESSYGSTAELKKLVDECHARGIRVILDGIYNHSEASAPLTQIDHDYWYHHEPRDPDNNWGPEFNYEHYDEKLDIKPAWKFIGEAIRFWISEYHLDGIRYDAARQIANYDFMHWIVQEAKKTAGAKPFYNVAEHIPETTSITNVDGPMDGCWHDSFYHCILEHICGDTFDLERLKDVIDCKRQGFLGATNVVNYLTNHDHNHIMVELGNREIFDEEAFRRAKLGVAILMTAVGIPLIWMGEEFGEYKPKQPESSKIDWTLLGNDLNRSLFESYKGLTNLRKSNHALYTENIDFIHENPEAKVLAYTRWNDEGSRVVVIANFSENFLAGYHVPNFPSAGTWHEWTGNYDVESGDDGIITDLGPYEAKVFVWQ from the coding sequence ATGGCAAAGCCAATTGAATTTAATTTATTTGCACCATATAATAAAGGAGCCGCCTTAATTGGTTCTTTTTCTGATTGGCAAGAAATACCAATGGGAAAAAGTGATGATGGCTATTTTCTTACAAGTGTTGAACTAGAAGACGGTGTTCATAAATATAAATTTCGCATCCAGTCAAATTCATGGTTTTTTGAACCAGAACAATGGGTTGATGTTACAGACCCTTATGCAACTGATATAGATGAACTGAGTGGAAAAGATGATAGTGTTATCCATGTAAAAGATGGCGAAAGGATTACTGATACTTATGTCTGGCAACACGATGATAAACCTTTACCTGCTGACCACGAATTAGTAATTTATGAATTACACGTTGGTGACTTTTCTGGTGGCGAGGATGATCCTTATGCACGAGGTAAATACAAACACGTAATTGAAAAGTTAGATTATTTGGGTGAACTAGGAATCAATGCTATTGAGTTGATGCCACTTAAAGAATATCCTGGTGATTATAGTTGGGGTTATAATCCTCGCCACTTCTTTGCAACAGAATCAAGCTATGGTTCTACTGCTGAGTTAAAAAAATTGGTTGATGAGTGTCATGCCAGAGGAATTCGTGTAATTCTTGACGGTATTTATAACCACTCAGAAGCATCTGCTCCTTTAACACAAATTGACCACGATTATTGGTATCATCACGAACCTCGTGACCCTGATAATAACTGGGGGCCTGAGTTCAATTATGAACATTATGACGAAAAATTAGATATTAAGCCAGCCTGGAAATTTATTGGTGAAGCAATCCGTTTTTGGATATCAGAATATCATCTTGATGGTATTCGCTATGATGCAGCACGGCAAATTGCTAATTACGACTTCATGCACTGGATTGTTCAGGAAGCCAAAAAAACTGCTGGTGCAAAGCCTTTTTACAACGTTGCAGAACACATTCCTGAAACTACCAGCATTACCAATGTAGATGGGCCAATGGATGGTTGCTGGCATGATAGTTTCTATCACTGCATTCTAGAACATATCTGCGGTGATACATTTGATTTAGAGCGTCTCAAAGATGTCATTGATTGCAAACGCCAAGGCTTCTTGGGTGCTACGAATGTAGTAAATTACCTCACCAACCATGACCATAACCACATTATGGTTGAATTGGGAAACCGTGAGATTTTTGACGAAGAAGCCTTTAGGCGGGCTAAATTAGGAGTAGCCATCTTAATGACTGCTGTTGGCATACCTTTAATTTGGATGGGAGAGGAATTTGGTGAGTACAAACCCAAACAACCTGAATCATCAAAAATTGATTGGACACTGTTAGGTAACGATCTCAATCGTAGTTTATTTGAATCATACAAAGGCTTAACCAACCTGCGTAAAAGTAATCACGCTCTCTACACAGAAAATATTGACTTTATCCACGAAAATCCAGAGGCAAAAGTATTAGCTTATACTCGTTGGAATGATGAAGGTTCTCGTGTAGTCGTAATCGCAAATTTCTCAGAAAACTTCCTAGCTGGCTATCATGTTCCTAACTTTCCTAGTGCTGGTACATGGCATGAGTGGACAGGCAATTATGATGTCGAATCTGGTGATGATGGCATCATAACTGACTTGGGCCCATACGAAGCTAAAGTGTTCGTATGGCAGTAA
- a CDS encoding 3-deoxy-7-phosphoheptulonate synthase: MHNKLFNTNIDNANIENDRILLTPNEIKSKLPLTQLAEQRVLAYRQEIEDILDFQDRRKFIVVGPCSIHDPKAALEYSERLKALSEQVKDKLLLIMRVYFEKPRTTVGWKGLINDPDMDDSFHVENGLLIARDLLLKITELGLPAGTEALDPIIPQYISELITWSAIGARTTESQTHREMASGLSMPVGFKNGTDGNIQVALNALQSARNPHNFLGINQNGQVSVFQTKGNGYGHVILRGGSQPNFDAANVKSVEDKLKQANLPPRIVIDCSHGNTNKDYKLQGAVLENIIQQIVDGNTSIVGMMLESHLYEGSQPITGKEELKYGVSVTDKCISWEETEKIILAAYEKLK, from the coding sequence ATGCACAACAAATTATTTAATACTAATATCGACAACGCTAACATTGAGAACGATCGCATTTTATTAACTCCCAATGAAATAAAATCAAAATTACCTTTAACACAATTAGCCGAGCAAAGAGTTTTAGCATACAGACAGGAAATAGAAGATATTCTGGATTTTCAGGATCGAAGAAAGTTTATAGTAGTTGGCCCATGCTCAATCCACGACCCAAAAGCAGCGCTTGAATATTCTGAAAGGTTGAAAGCGTTGTCTGAGCAAGTTAAGGATAAACTGCTACTAATAATGCGTGTATACTTTGAAAAGCCGAGAACAACCGTCGGTTGGAAAGGATTAATTAACGATCCAGATATGGATGATTCTTTCCATGTAGAGAATGGTTTATTAATTGCACGCGATCTGTTATTGAAAATTACAGAATTGGGATTACCTGCGGGTACAGAAGCACTAGATCCAATCATACCTCAATATATTAGTGAACTGATTACATGGTCTGCTATTGGCGCACGCACGACCGAATCACAAACTCACCGTGAAATGGCAAGTGGACTTTCGATGCCTGTGGGTTTTAAAAACGGTACTGATGGCAATATTCAAGTAGCTTTGAATGCCCTACAATCAGCCAGAAACCCGCATAATTTTCTGGGAATTAATCAAAACGGACAAGTCAGCGTCTTTCAAACTAAAGGGAATGGCTATGGTCACGTAATTTTAAGAGGTGGTAGTCAACCCAACTTTGATGCAGCAAATGTAAAATCGGTAGAAGATAAATTAAAACAGGCGAATTTACCACCAAGAATTGTTATCGATTGTAGCCACGGAAATACTAATAAAGATTACAAATTACAAGGTGCTGTTTTAGAAAATATTATTCAGCAAATAGTAGATGGCAATACATCAATAGTTGGCATGATGCTTGAATCACATTTGTATGAAGGTAGTCAACCAATTACTGGTAAAGAAGAATTAAAATATGGAGTTTCTGTAACTGATAAATGTATTAGTTGGGAAGAAACCGAAAAAATCATTTTGGCTGCTTACGAAAAACTTAAGTAA